A window of Euwallacea fornicatus isolate EFF26 chromosome 13, ASM4011564v1, whole genome shotgun sequence contains these coding sequences:
- the LOC136342982 gene encoding uncharacterized protein isoform X4, with protein MKYRPLRSLPSAVQVWFEEQLEALGVDSALYTRYILSLMYADPSDIINAEDECIIAGLNQEGNKRLRRAKSWRKYAYVDADQIKRSAVVECLMTAAEQNCEVEALVDQLCEKLREVHSENDVWPSQDTKVPVPDEDEHQMNKKISPTELAQKYYAAFPPLSQKSDLYFSSNISLVLDKWPSNKSNTNLIAAKWTPPGSSKKSKRRYNNNQPLNENTMKTPSRDNQNRNRFGHKRTHCGRDLSKEAADPSNHGNFVVVVECTPPNRRSPVAKSSERDRPKRIGNADTQEGRMKLWLANAECKDPNRPIKKKNMVKRRRLFENNNQHPRSPVPLYSRALWSLPTEDLKRDALARYVNDLYSVGEKADNQPFTTTLDIEPEISALREEYQRSPGRKLDDDEDEIAIKEEYKRPRQRVSNQGVYADYMGRDSLEEKVYNGDWEDEQCDGDCSTVQFWDTYSKARRMILGKMGDLQKQDVEFMKQRRINDLLVELGQSSKIAVPRIRQRHDSHPRDVFHPLSLSLLTINHSSNSAFCEYRPPLLAKAPLHSNPFNSLINQPSSSLNPPNVSEDQNRQTHFQPLDVLIAREERKKKEERKIKDGTTFDVQSSIDEVKFERSDSGTLCLQTEFGEMRKYYDFKMQTPNDELMKMPKIRKSVGDPQFQVKFWLSKNDKACQTDDPSDEAVLGPLHEERKLLDTDLSESTTKHDLSVWIPPPPHPEELNPSNSDPTEVDGLCGANKVVWGDAPKNSSLFCKHCIVNHPWPANLPQYTNCDLKHIWAGTEKSDECPWRTIVPTPQADRSSSKLREEIREEAERLLSDLNSLHLSNLGGCRYLDSRGLNGSAEKIRRHSFMDSAWSFASLLQEDRLVSLPIFPSRRSVTL; from the exons atgaagTACCGACCGCTGCGGTCACTACCTTCAGCGGTCCAAGTTTGGTTCGAAGAACAACTTGAAGCATTGGGAGTTGACTCAGCGCTGTACACTCGCTACATACTTAGTTTGATGTATGCAGACCCCTCGGATATCATCAATGCTGAAGACGAATGTATAATTGCAGGGCTGAATCAG GAGGGAAACAAACGTCTCAGACGCGCAAAGTCGTGGCGAAAATATGCATACGTTGATGCTGACCAAATTAAGCGTTCGGCAGTAGTCGAATGTCTCATGACAGCTGCAGAACAG AATTGCGAAGTCGAGGCGTTAGTGGACCAACTTTGCGAGAAGCTTCGTGAAGTCCATTCAGAAAACGACGTTTGGCCCTCCCAAGATACTAAGGTGCCTGTACCTGATGAAGATGAGCACCAAATGAACAAGAAAATTTCCCCTACTGAGTTAGCACAAAA GTATTACGCTGCATTTCCTCCCCTCagccaaaaatcagatttataTTTCTCCTCCAATATCAGTTTGGTTTTAGACAAATGGCCGTCTAATAAATCAAACACCAATCTGATTGCTGCCAAGTGGACGCCCCCAG GTTCTTCAAAGAAATCCAAACGCAGATATAATAACAATCAGCCACTCAACGAAAATACCATGAAAACGCCTAGCAGAGATAATCAAAATCGGAACAGATTTGGCCACAAGAGGACGCACTGCGGACGCGATTTGTCCAAAGAAGCGGCGGATCCTTCTAATCATGGGAACTTCGTGGTAGTTGTAGAGTGTACGCCTCCGAACCGACGTAGCCCTGTTGCTA AATCTTCAGAGAGAGATCGTCCCAAACGGATTGGGAATGCTGACACTCAAGAGGGCAGAATGAAACTATGGCTAGCAAATGCGGAATGCAAAGATCCCAACAGGCCCATTAAG aagaaaaatatggTGAAAAGAAGGCGGCTGTTTGAGAACAACAACCAACACCCCCGCTCTCCCGTCCCACTGTATTCAAGGGCGCTTTGGTCCCTGCCCACAGAAGATCTTAAAAGAGATGCCTTGGCTAGATATGTCAATGATCTGTATTCAGTTGGAGAAAAAG CGGATAATCAACCCTTTACCACCACTCTTGACATCGAGCCTGAAATTAGTGCCCTTCGCGAAGAATACCAACGTTCTCCTGGACGAAAGCTAGATGATGATGAAGATGAAATCGCCATTAAAGAAGAGTATAAGCGACCACGTCAACGAGTCTCCAATCAGGGCGTTTACGCTGATTATATGGGCAGGGACAGTTTGGAGGAGAAAGTTTATAATGGTGATTGGGAGGATGAACAGTGTGATGGAGATTGTTCCACGGTACAATTTTGGGACACTTATTCGAAGGCACGCAGAATGATCTTGGGGAAGATGGGTGATTTGCAGAAACAGG ATGTCGAATTCATGAAGCAAAGACGAATCAATGACCTGTTAGTAGAGTTGGGGCAAAGCAGTAAGATAGCCGTACCAAGAATCCGCCAGCGTCACGACAGTCATCCGCGGGATGTTTTTCATCCTCTTTCATTGAGCCTGCTGACGATAAATCACAGCAGT AACAGCGCCTTTTGCGAATACCGCCCTCCGTTGCTGGCTAAAGCCCCGTTGCATTCGAATCCGTTTAATAGCCTTATTAATCAACCCTCCTCGAGTTTGAACCCGCCGAATGTTTCAGAAGATCAGAACCGCCAAACTCACTTCCAACCGTTGGACGTGCTCATAGCACGTGAGGAGCGCAAGAAAAAAGAGGAGAGAAAAATCAAAGACGGGACCACCTTTGACGTTCAGAGCAGTATCGATGAG GTGAAGTTTGAAAGATCGGATAGCGGAACGTTGTGTCTCCAAACGGAGTTTGGTGAGATGAGGAAATATTACGATTTCAAAATGCAGACGCCCAATGACGAATTAATGAAGATGCCCAAAATTCGCAAATCGGTTGGAGATCCACAGTTCCAGGTGAAATTCTGGTTATCCAAAAACGATAAG GCTTGCCAAACTGACGATCCTTCAGACGAAGCAGTGTTAGGACCTCTACACGAAGAAAGGAAGCTACTGGACACCGATTTATCTGAGTCTACCACTAAACACGATTTGAGCGTATGGATACCTCCGCCACCGCACC CAGAAGAATTAAATCCATCAAATTCGGACCCAACAGAGGTGGACGGCCTGTGTGGCGCCAATAAAGTGGTTTGGGGCGACGCGCCCAAAAACTCAAGCCTGTTCTGCAAACACTGCATCGTGAATCACCCGTGGCCTGCCAATTTGCCGCAATATACGAACTGCGACCTGAAGCACATCTGGGCGGGAACTGAG aAAAGCGACGAATGTCCTTGGAGAACTATAGTTCCTACCCCTCAGGCCGATCGGTCAAGCTCGAAACTGCGAGAAGAGATCCGCGAAGAAGCCGAACGTTTGTTGTCAGACCTGAACAGCCTTCATCTGTCCAATTTAGGCGGTTGTCGTTACCTTGATTCACGCGGTTTAAATGGCTCTGCGGAGAAAATACGTCGTCACAG tttTATGGACAGCGCCTGGAGCTTTGCCAGCCTTTTACAGGAAGATCGTCTGGTCAGTTTGCCCATCTTTCCATCTCGTCGTTCGGTAACCCTTTAA
- the LOC136342982 gene encoding uncharacterized protein isoform X6, with protein MNKKISPTELAQKYYAAFPPLSQKSDLYFSSNISLVLDKWPSNKSNTNLIAAKWTPPGSSKKSKRRYNNNQPLNENTMKTPSRDNQNRNRFGHKRTHCGRDLSKEAADPSNHGNFVVVVECTPPNRRSPVAKSSERDRPKRIGNADTQEGRMKLWLANAECKDPNRPIKKKNMVKRRRLFENNNQHPRSPVPLYSRALWSLPTEDLKRDALARYVNDLYSVGEKADNQPFTTTLDIEPEISALREEYQRSPGRKLDDDEDEIAIKEEYKRPRQRVSNQGVYADYMGRDSLEEKVYNGDWEDEQCDGDCSTVQFWDTYSKARRMILGKMGDLQKQDVEFMKQRRINDLLVELGQSSKIAVPRIRQRHDSHPRDVFHPLSLSLLTINHSSQNSAFCEYRPPLLAKAPLHSNPFNSLINQPSSSLNPPNVSEDQNRQTHFQPLDVLIAREERKKKEERKIKDGTTFDVQSSIDEVKFERSDSGTLCLQTEFGEMRKYYDFKMQTPNDELMKMPKIRKSVGDPQFQVKFWLSKNDKACQTDDPSDEAVLGPLHEERKLLDTDLSESTTKHDLSVWIPPPPHPEELNPSNSDPTEVDGLCGANKVVWGDAPKNSSLFCKHCIVNHPWPANLPQYTNCDLKHIWAGTEKSDECPWRTIVPTPQADRSSSKLREEIREEAERLLSDLNSLHLSNLGGCRYLDSRGLNGSAEKIRRHSFMDSAWSFASLLQEDRLVSLPIFPSRRSVTL; from the exons ATGAACAAGAAAATTTCCCCTACTGAGTTAGCACAAAA GTATTACGCTGCATTTCCTCCCCTCagccaaaaatcagatttataTTTCTCCTCCAATATCAGTTTGGTTTTAGACAAATGGCCGTCTAATAAATCAAACACCAATCTGATTGCTGCCAAGTGGACGCCCCCAG GTTCTTCAAAGAAATCCAAACGCAGATATAATAACAATCAGCCACTCAACGAAAATACCATGAAAACGCCTAGCAGAGATAATCAAAATCGGAACAGATTTGGCCACAAGAGGACGCACTGCGGACGCGATTTGTCCAAAGAAGCGGCGGATCCTTCTAATCATGGGAACTTCGTGGTAGTTGTAGAGTGTACGCCTCCGAACCGACGTAGCCCTGTTGCTA AATCTTCAGAGAGAGATCGTCCCAAACGGATTGGGAATGCTGACACTCAAGAGGGCAGAATGAAACTATGGCTAGCAAATGCGGAATGCAAAGATCCCAACAGGCCCATTAAG aagaaaaatatggTGAAAAGAAGGCGGCTGTTTGAGAACAACAACCAACACCCCCGCTCTCCCGTCCCACTGTATTCAAGGGCGCTTTGGTCCCTGCCCACAGAAGATCTTAAAAGAGATGCCTTGGCTAGATATGTCAATGATCTGTATTCAGTTGGAGAAAAAG CGGATAATCAACCCTTTACCACCACTCTTGACATCGAGCCTGAAATTAGTGCCCTTCGCGAAGAATACCAACGTTCTCCTGGACGAAAGCTAGATGATGATGAAGATGAAATCGCCATTAAAGAAGAGTATAAGCGACCACGTCAACGAGTCTCCAATCAGGGCGTTTACGCTGATTATATGGGCAGGGACAGTTTGGAGGAGAAAGTTTATAATGGTGATTGGGAGGATGAACAGTGTGATGGAGATTGTTCCACGGTACAATTTTGGGACACTTATTCGAAGGCACGCAGAATGATCTTGGGGAAGATGGGTGATTTGCAGAAACAGG ATGTCGAATTCATGAAGCAAAGACGAATCAATGACCTGTTAGTAGAGTTGGGGCAAAGCAGTAAGATAGCCGTACCAAGAATCCGCCAGCGTCACGACAGTCATCCGCGGGATGTTTTTCATCCTCTTTCATTGAGCCTGCTGACGATAAATCACAGCAGT CAGAACAGCGCCTTTTGCGAATACCGCCCTCCGTTGCTGGCTAAAGCCCCGTTGCATTCGAATCCGTTTAATAGCCTTATTAATCAACCCTCCTCGAGTTTGAACCCGCCGAATGTTTCAGAAGATCAGAACCGCCAAACTCACTTCCAACCGTTGGACGTGCTCATAGCACGTGAGGAGCGCAAGAAAAAAGAGGAGAGAAAAATCAAAGACGGGACCACCTTTGACGTTCAGAGCAGTATCGATGAG GTGAAGTTTGAAAGATCGGATAGCGGAACGTTGTGTCTCCAAACGGAGTTTGGTGAGATGAGGAAATATTACGATTTCAAAATGCAGACGCCCAATGACGAATTAATGAAGATGCCCAAAATTCGCAAATCGGTTGGAGATCCACAGTTCCAGGTGAAATTCTGGTTATCCAAAAACGATAAG GCTTGCCAAACTGACGATCCTTCAGACGAAGCAGTGTTAGGACCTCTACACGAAGAAAGGAAGCTACTGGACACCGATTTATCTGAGTCTACCACTAAACACGATTTGAGCGTATGGATACCTCCGCCACCGCACC CAGAAGAATTAAATCCATCAAATTCGGACCCAACAGAGGTGGACGGCCTGTGTGGCGCCAATAAAGTGGTTTGGGGCGACGCGCCCAAAAACTCAAGCCTGTTCTGCAAACACTGCATCGTGAATCACCCGTGGCCTGCCAATTTGCCGCAATATACGAACTGCGACCTGAAGCACATCTGGGCGGGAACTGAG aAAAGCGACGAATGTCCTTGGAGAACTATAGTTCCTACCCCTCAGGCCGATCGGTCAAGCTCGAAACTGCGAGAAGAGATCCGCGAAGAAGCCGAACGTTTGTTGTCAGACCTGAACAGCCTTCATCTGTCCAATTTAGGCGGTTGTCGTTACCTTGATTCACGCGGTTTAAATGGCTCTGCGGAGAAAATACGTCGTCACAG tttTATGGACAGCGCCTGGAGCTTTGCCAGCCTTTTACAGGAAGATCGTCTGGTCAGTTTGCCCATCTTTCCATCTCGTCGTTCGGTAACCCTTTAA